The Chitinophaga sp. H8 genome contains a region encoding:
- a CDS encoding agmatinase family protein: MADLSQFDPNSVGLLSNNVFGLPFSEEEAKLVLLPVPWEVTVSYNNGTARGPEQIFRASLQVDLYDADTKDGWKQGFFMREPDKHLLLRSDYLRKEAELYIKFLTEGGDISENEFLKKTLVDVNNGTRAMNDWVYNQTKALLAKGKLVALVGGDHSTPLGFFKAIGESKGDFGILQIDAHCDLRDSYEGFQYSHASIMFNALKEVPQLQKLVQVGIRDYCEEEVDYINNSNGRVSTFFDKEIKERQFEGETWKSICDSIIDKLPQQVYISFDIDGLDPKLCPHTGTPVSGGFETEQVLYLFKKVIASGRKLIGFDLNEVSTSHDEWDANVGARILFRMCNLLVGQKA, from the coding sequence ATGGCTGATTTATCTCAATTTGACCCCAACTCGGTGGGCTTGTTATCCAACAATGTTTTTGGGTTGCCTTTTTCTGAAGAAGAGGCAAAGCTGGTACTCTTACCAGTACCCTGGGAAGTAACTGTTTCTTATAATAATGGCACTGCCCGCGGGCCTGAACAAATATTCAGGGCCTCCCTCCAGGTAGACCTTTACGATGCAGACACCAAAGATGGCTGGAAACAAGGTTTTTTCATGCGTGAACCGGACAAACACCTCCTGCTCCGCAGCGATTACCTCCGTAAAGAAGCCGAATTGTATATCAAGTTCCTGACCGAAGGGGGAGATATCTCAGAAAATGAATTCTTAAAGAAAACGCTGGTAGATGTAAATAATGGTACCAGGGCTATGAACGACTGGGTTTATAATCAAACCAAAGCCCTGCTGGCCAAAGGCAAACTGGTAGCTCTCGTAGGTGGAGATCACAGCACTCCCCTGGGCTTTTTCAAGGCCATCGGAGAAAGCAAAGGCGATTTCGGTATCTTACAAATAGATGCCCATTGCGACCTGCGCGACAGCTACGAAGGATTCCAATACTCTCACGCTTCCATCATGTTCAATGCCCTGAAAGAAGTACCACAGTTACAGAAACTGGTACAGGTAGGGATCCGGGATTATTGTGAGGAAGAAGTAGATTATATTAATAACAGCAATGGACGGGTATCTACCTTTTTTGATAAGGAGATTAAAGAACGCCAGTTTGAAGGCGAAACCTGGAAATCCATCTGCGACAGCATCATAGATAAATTACCGCAGCAGGTATATATCAGCTTTGATATTGATGGACTGGATCCGAAACTATGCCCGCATACCGGTACACCTGTTTCCGGTGGTTTTGAAACCGAGCAGGTGCTCTACCTCTTCAAAAAGGTCATTGCCAGCGGCCGTAAGCTGATTGGATTTGATCTGAATGAAGTGAGTACCTCTCACGACGAATGGGATGCCAATGTTGGGGCCCGCATTCTGTTCAGAATGTGCAACCTGCTGGTAGGACAAAAGGCGTAA
- the ccsA gene encoding cytochrome c biogenesis protein CcsA has translation METQFVGEHLLPGQLGHFFAILAFVASLVATIAYFRTVQIKEVTLQTSWKRLARWSFIIQVASVFAVFGLLYFVLYNHYFEYKYVWRNSSRDLPVSYLLASFWADQEGSFLLWSVWHSVLGVVLICTAKKWEAPVMTVLSFAQFCLASMLIGIYIFNYRVGSNPFLLLRLAEENQAAPIFSQPNYLSFIKDGNGLNILLQNYWMVIHPPVLFLGFASTIIPFAYAFAALWTRDYTSWIKPALPWTLFATMILGTGIMMGAAWAYESLTFGGYWAWDPVENASLVPWLTLVAGLHTLLAYKHTGHALKSTFFFFTISFILILYSTFLTRSGVLGETSVHSFTDLGMSGQLLVYMGVFVIPAFTLFFLRRKEIPTKNKEESTYSREFWMFVGALVLLIAAIQITFTTSIPVWNKLFKLNMAPPLEPEFHYNKIQIWIAIVIGVLTAVIQYLKYKDTEKRFFTKRIMLPLVASLVITVLIGWFGTITYDKYGAGFLVAIYIMLFASVFAVVANLSYLLLILKGKMKVAGASVAHIGFGLVLLGILISSSKSEVISLDRMRMLDGGFFGKESKQNPRENLMLPRGLQVQMGEYYVTYVGDSTAPGDAKTYYVVNYERKDKKTGEITEKFTLYPDAFVNNKMGGLTPNPSSRHYLTRDIFTHVTAVPIKDDGSSDTAQYSSHVIQQGDSIYFSNGFMVLKGLDTKPQNKNYVPKAGDLAVGAQVEVFSKNNDQYNLQPVYYIRDSSYQNNVEDTVAPLALYVRFSKILPNENKVELQVKESGTFKDYIVLKAIVFPYINVLWGGIVIMIIGFIMSIFQRLKR, from the coding sequence TTGGAAACACAATTTGTAGGGGAACACTTACTGCCCGGTCAACTAGGACATTTCTTCGCCATACTTGCATTTGTTGCATCGTTGGTGGCTACTATCGCTTATTTCCGCACGGTACAGATCAAAGAGGTAACATTACAGACCTCCTGGAAACGACTGGCCCGCTGGTCATTTATTATTCAGGTAGCATCCGTATTTGCAGTTTTCGGACTGTTGTATTTTGTATTGTACAATCATTATTTTGAATATAAATATGTATGGCGTAATTCCTCCCGTGATTTGCCGGTATCATACCTGCTGGCCAGTTTCTGGGCCGATCAGGAGGGAAGTTTTCTGTTGTGGAGTGTATGGCATAGTGTATTAGGCGTGGTATTGATCTGCACTGCCAAAAAATGGGAAGCACCGGTTATGACTGTGCTGTCATTTGCCCAGTTCTGTCTGGCCAGTATGCTCATTGGCATCTACATCTTTAACTATCGGGTGGGTAGTAATCCCTTTCTGTTACTGCGTCTGGCAGAAGAGAACCAGGCTGCGCCCATCTTCTCCCAGCCTAATTACCTGAGCTTTATAAAGGATGGTAACGGGCTGAATATATTACTGCAAAACTACTGGATGGTGATCCATCCACCGGTACTGTTCCTGGGTTTTGCGTCTACCATTATTCCATTTGCGTACGCATTTGCAGCACTGTGGACCAGGGATTATACTTCCTGGATAAAACCGGCATTACCCTGGACCTTGTTTGCTACCATGATATTGGGTACCGGTATTATGATGGGAGCTGCCTGGGCATATGAATCACTTACTTTTGGCGGATACTGGGCATGGGATCCGGTAGAAAATGCTTCTCTGGTACCATGGCTGACGCTGGTAGCCGGCCTGCATACTTTGCTGGCTTATAAGCATACCGGTCATGCATTGAAATCTACGTTCTTCTTTTTCACGATTTCCTTTATCCTCATTTTATACTCTACTTTCCTGACCCGTAGTGGCGTATTAGGCGAAACCTCTGTACACTCCTTTACCGATCTGGGTATGAGCGGACAGCTGCTGGTGTATATGGGGGTGTTTGTTATTCCTGCCTTTACCCTGTTTTTCCTGCGCAGGAAGGAGATCCCTACCAAAAACAAAGAGGAAAGTACTTATTCCCGTGAGTTCTGGATGTTTGTGGGTGCCCTGGTGTTGTTGATAGCAGCTATCCAGATTACTTTCACTACTTCCATACCGGTGTGGAACAAGCTGTTTAAGCTGAATATGGCCCCTCCGCTGGAGCCGGAATTCCATTATAATAAAATCCAGATCTGGATTGCTATTGTAATAGGTGTCCTGACCGCGGTGATCCAATACCTGAAATATAAGGATACGGAGAAACGCTTTTTCACTAAGCGGATCATGCTGCCATTGGTTGCCTCACTGGTGATTACGGTGCTGATAGGCTGGTTTGGAACAATTACTTATGATAAGTATGGTGCCGGGTTCCTGGTGGCCATCTATATCATGTTGTTTGCCAGTGTATTTGCAGTGGTGGCTAATCTGAGTTACCTGCTGCTGATACTGAAAGGTAAAATGAAAGTTGCAGGTGCTTCTGTAGCGCATATCGGCTTTGGTCTGGTATTGCTGGGAATCCTGATCTCTTCTTCCAAAAGTGAAGTGATTTCACTGGACCGTATGCGTATGCTGGATGGCGGTTTCTTTGGTAAAGAAAGCAAACAGAACCCGCGTGAAAACCTGATGCTGCCCAGAGGACTACAGGTGCAGATGGGGGAATACTATGTAACTTATGTGGGTGACTCTACCGCCCCTGGTGATGCTAAAACCTATTATGTAGTTAACTACGAGAGAAAGGATAAGAAAACAGGGGAGATAACAGAAAAATTCACCCTTTATCCGGATGCTTTTGTAAATAATAAAATGGGGGGGCTTACCCCTAATCCATCTTCCCGCCACTACCTTACCCGGGATATTTTTACCCACGTAACAGCGGTACCTATCAAGGATGATGGCAGCAGTGATACTGCACAATACAGTTCACATGTCATCCAGCAGGGGGATTCTATTTATTTCTCTAATGGATTTATGGTACTGAAAGGACTGGATACCAAGCCACAGAATAAAAACTATGTGCCTAAAGCCGGAGATCTGGCCGTAGGAGCACAGGTAGAGGTATTCAGCAAAAATAATGACCAGTATAACCTGCAACCGGTATATTATATCCGTGACAGCAGTTATCAGAATAATGTGGAGGATACCGTAGCACCGCTGGCACTATATGTTCGTTTCAGCAAAATACTGCCCAACGAAAATAAAGTAGAGCTGCAGGTGAAAGAGTCTGGTACCTTTAAAGATTACATTGTGTTGAAGGCCATTGTATTCCCGTACATTAATGTGTTATGGGGAGGTATTGTGATCATGATTATAGGATTTATCATGAGTATTTTCCAAAGGCTGAAGAGATAG
- a CDS encoding radical SAM protein: MAGLTQSPYILYSDGAGNIFEDTTTFVTGRSGWDAWPVPPEEWIELPEGGSLYELPGRRGIGINAATGEMELCEKGWAVAAFIPPAHTGFYLAAYETMPDAPTLPLFCYTAVGWLDGKFYVPATRIEQDIRQECAGFDDKKVKQGVSQLLAAYPHNRLVQHLADNCALTYHCPAARNYFMGRWECPIPSSPACNANCVGCISFQPEEESIVSTQDRLRFKPTAEEIVEYTVPHLESAPYPIVSFGQGCEGEPLLMWETIRESIIEIRKHTPKGSININTNGSKPDAVRALCEAGLNSIRVSLNSAQEKYYTPYYRPNNYTFEDIVESLKVVREFGGWTSINYFVFPGMTDSADEYEALRKLIKDTGLNMIQWRNFNIDPDWYMGKLGITDTGDCLGMKQLQELIQEEFPDVKFGYFNPPMERIKGDYSHDFAHY, encoded by the coding sequence ATGGCAGGATTAACACAATCACCTTATATTTTATACTCCGACGGAGCAGGTAACATCTTTGAAGATACCACCACCTTCGTTACCGGACGTAGTGGATGGGATGCATGGCCGGTACCACCGGAAGAATGGATAGAACTGCCGGAAGGTGGCTCTTTATATGAACTCCCTGGCCGCCGCGGTATTGGTATCAATGCTGCTACCGGCGAAATGGAGTTATGCGAGAAAGGATGGGCCGTTGCGGCATTTATTCCGCCTGCTCATACCGGCTTTTACCTCGCAGCGTATGAAACCATGCCAGATGCACCTACCCTGCCCCTGTTTTGCTATACAGCTGTAGGATGGCTGGACGGCAAATTCTATGTGCCTGCCACCCGTATCGAACAGGATATCCGCCAGGAATGTGCCGGCTTTGATGATAAAAAAGTAAAACAAGGAGTCAGCCAGCTGCTGGCCGCCTATCCGCATAATCGCCTGGTACAGCACTTGGCCGACAATTGCGCACTTACCTACCATTGCCCTGCAGCACGTAATTACTTTATGGGCCGGTGGGAATGCCCGATTCCTTCCTCTCCTGCCTGCAATGCTAACTGTGTTGGCTGTATTTCCTTTCAACCCGAAGAGGAAAGCATTGTATCCACACAGGACCGCCTCCGGTTTAAACCTACGGCAGAAGAAATTGTAGAGTATACCGTGCCTCACCTGGAATCAGCACCCTACCCTATCGTCAGCTTCGGACAAGGCTGTGAGGGCGAACCCCTGCTGATGTGGGAAACCATTCGCGAATCAATTATTGAAATCCGCAAACATACCCCTAAGGGAAGTATTAATATTAACACAAACGGCAGCAAACCGGATGCGGTGCGCGCACTTTGCGAAGCAGGGCTTAACAGCATACGGGTAAGCTTAAACTCTGCACAGGAAAAATATTATACGCCTTATTACCGGCCTAATAACTACACTTTTGAAGATATCGTGGAAAGCCTGAAAGTAGTCCGGGAATTTGGAGGATGGACATCTATCAATTACTTTGTATTCCCTGGAATGACAGACAGTGCGGATGAATATGAGGCCCTGCGCAAACTGATCAAAGATACCGGACTGAATATGATCCAGTGGCGTAATTTCAATATCGACCCCGACTGGTACATGGGAAAACTCGGTATTACAGATACCGGCGATTGCCTGGGTATGAAACAATTACAGGAACTCATCCAGGAAGAATTTCCTGATGTGAAGTTCGGTTATTTCAACCCTCCCATGGAGAGGATCAAAGGTGACTACTCCCATGATTTTGCCCATTACTGA
- a CDS encoding cytochrome c maturation protein CcmE domain-containing protein has protein sequence MKKTNIILLVVIAVSIGVIVTLVGDFSTYETFATAREKEGKEYHVIGVLDTAQVMTYDPLKDANFFSFFMKDKTGETHKVVFYGTKPTDFEKAEQIVLTGRMQGGEFHCNKILMKCPSKYKEDQVALSTKQL, from the coding sequence ATGAAGAAAACGAATATTATTCTCCTGGTAGTGATTGCAGTGTCTATCGGTGTGATAGTGACACTGGTAGGGGATTTTAGTACCTATGAAACTTTTGCCACCGCCAGGGAAAAAGAAGGCAAGGAGTATCATGTGATCGGCGTGCTGGATACTGCCCAGGTAATGACCTATGATCCATTAAAAGATGCCAATTTTTTCAGCTTCTTTATGAAAGATAAAACCGGAGAAACCCATAAGGTGGTTTTTTACGGTACCAAACCAACAGATTTTGAGAAAGCAGAGCAGATTGTACTGACCGGCAGAATGCAGGGTGGCGAATTTCACTGCAACAAAATTCTGATGAAGTGCCCTTCGAAGTACAAAGAGGACCAGGTGGCCCTGAGTACAAAACAATTATAA
- a CDS encoding MFS transporter: MNFIQQTIHLYRKAYTGLSPSIWWLSVVLLINRSGTMVIPFMTMYLTLDLHFSIAEAGLAMAFFGMGSVLGAYIGGRLADKIGFSQVQFWSLFFTGVLFMTLGQMQTLPQICACIFVLSSVGEAFRPANAAAVAYYSAPANRTRSYSLNRLAANLGWSVGPAVGGILASYSYHLLFWVDGFTCIVAAIFLRLRLPQVRQEAIVKAATHPATGKSAYKDKLYLWFVVLVMLNSLCFFQMTTIVPVYLKKVVHISEWGIGLILALNGIIIALVEMVLVYRLEGKRSNLYYISRGVLVISMAYWMLSLLPPVTAVAVFYILFITVGEMLGMPFMNSFWISRSTDHNRGQYAALYTMAYAVANVVSPSLGAYVVGHLGFPAWWGITGSICLLAVLGFVLLQRKIKAAEPEDVPLPIPEKMVVAS; encoded by the coding sequence ATGAATTTTATACAACAAACCATACATCTTTACCGCAAAGCTTATACCGGATTATCTCCTTCTATCTGGTGGCTGTCTGTTGTACTGCTGATTAATCGTAGTGGCACGATGGTGATTCCTTTTATGACCATGTATCTCACCCTGGATCTGCACTTCAGCATAGCAGAAGCCGGATTGGCGATGGCATTTTTTGGAATGGGCTCAGTTTTAGGAGCTTATATAGGCGGACGCCTTGCCGACAAGATAGGATTTTCGCAGGTACAGTTCTGGAGTCTGTTCTTCACCGGGGTCTTGTTTATGACACTGGGGCAGATGCAGACATTGCCGCAGATATGCGCGTGTATATTTGTATTGAGTTCAGTAGGAGAGGCTTTCCGGCCAGCGAATGCTGCAGCAGTAGCTTATTACAGCGCACCGGCCAACAGGACCCGGTCGTACTCCCTGAACCGTCTGGCTGCTAACCTGGGCTGGTCGGTAGGTCCGGCAGTGGGCGGAATCCTGGCCAGTTACAGTTATCACCTGCTATTCTGGGTAGATGGCTTTACCTGTATTGTTGCGGCAATATTCCTGCGGCTCAGACTGCCGCAGGTACGGCAGGAGGCCATTGTCAAAGCGGCTACCCATCCAGCAACCGGCAAAAGTGCCTATAAGGATAAGCTATACCTCTGGTTTGTAGTATTGGTGATGTTAAACTCGCTGTGTTTCTTCCAGATGACTACGATTGTGCCTGTTTATCTTAAAAAAGTGGTGCATATCAGCGAATGGGGGATTGGCCTGATCCTGGCATTAAACGGCATCATTATAGCGTTGGTAGAGATGGTGCTGGTATATCGGCTGGAAGGTAAGCGGTCGAACCTGTATTACATTTCCCGTGGTGTGCTGGTGATCAGCATGGCCTATTGGATGTTATCCTTGTTGCCTCCCGTAACAGCGGTGGCGGTATTTTATATATTGTTTATCACGGTAGGGGAAATGCTGGGCATGCCTTTTATGAACAGTTTCTGGATCAGCAGGAGCACGGATCACAACAGGGGGCAGTATGCGGCACTTTATACCATGGCCTATGCTGTAGCCAATGTAGTGTCTCCTTCCTTAGGAGCCTATGTGGTAGGTCATTTAGGGTTTCCTGCCTGGTGGGGGATCACCGGTAGTATTTGTTTGCTGGCCGTGTTGGGATTTGTTCTCTTGCAGCGTAAGATAAAAGCTGCTGAACCGGAAGATGTGCCGCTGCCCATACCTGAAAAAATGGTAGTAGCCTCCTGA